One window of the Rhodococcus sovatensis genome contains the following:
- a CDS encoding PadR family transcriptional regulator has product MDNFYEAQRWPWAGGEQPHPHRRGRHGGHGGPGGFGVGGSLGRGRGRGGRGRRGDVRAAVLLLLDESPMHGYELIQQIVSKSDGAWKPSPGSIYPALSQLEDEGLVLIEKVEGRKTARLTEAGRKFVDEHRADLGSPWDDVRSSVGGDAMDLRGLIGLLMGAAGQVAAVGTTDQVKAASEVLTDARRRLYRILAEEDRPDSDSTDRGSLE; this is encoded by the coding sequence ATGGATAACTTTTACGAAGCACAACGGTGGCCCTGGGCAGGAGGCGAGCAGCCTCACCCACATCGACGCGGCAGGCACGGCGGTCACGGAGGGCCGGGGGGATTTGGAGTAGGTGGCAGTCTCGGGCGCGGCAGAGGAAGAGGAGGGCGTGGCCGTCGGGGAGACGTACGGGCGGCCGTTCTGCTCCTGCTCGACGAGTCGCCGATGCATGGCTACGAGCTCATCCAGCAAATCGTGTCCAAGAGTGACGGTGCATGGAAGCCGAGTCCGGGCTCCATCTATCCCGCTCTGTCGCAGCTCGAAGACGAGGGTCTGGTCCTCATCGAGAAGGTGGAGGGTCGCAAGACTGCTCGTCTGACCGAGGCAGGTCGGAAGTTCGTCGACGAACACCGCGCAGATCTCGGGTCGCCCTGGGACGACGTTCGCAGCAGTGTCGGCGGTGATGCCATGGACCTTCGCGGGCTGATCGGTCTGTTGATGGGCGCGGCTGGGCAGGTTGCCGCAGTGGGAACGACAGACCAGGTGAAAGCGGCGAGTGAGGTACTGACGGACGCTCGGCGACGCCTGTATCGGATCCTGGCGGAGGAGGATCGGCCCGACTCGGACTCGACCGACCGAGGATCCTTAGAATAG
- a CDS encoding primosomal protein N', with protein MGVDRPGRQASRGRGTRLSGVTSAAAPELPIARVLPLLPLPHLDREFDYLVPAQFDSDAKPGVRVRIRFAGRLVDGYILERAATSDHTGKLGFLDRVVSSERVLTPEITELVSAVAHRYAGTRADVLRLAVPPRHAKVESEPVAELPTITAPTDVTGWDRYTHGGAFVDAVRANRSPRAVWQALPGEDWPRRIAEIAAVTASSGRSAVVVVPDQRDLDRMTAACESVVGADSVVALSAGLGPAKRYRRWLAALRREVSIVVGTRSSVFAPVQNLGLMVLWDDGDDGYAEPRSPYPHAREVALLRAHGTGCAVVLAGHARTAEAEALVDAGWAHDLLAPRETVRARQPHIVALADSDHALARDPGARAARLPAIAFEAARAALKDGLGVLVQVPRGGYVPSLACGKCRNPARCRRCNGPLSLPSAPGADGAGSPTCRWCGIADTNHKCTVCGSRTLRAVVIGAHRTAEELGRAFPGVPVHTSGGASVLDSVAPGPSLVISTVGAEPRTPGGYGAALLLDGWALLGRADLRAAEETLRRWMTAGALVRSGADGGRVVVVAESEIPTVQALVRWDPVGHARSQLDERVEVRFPPAVHVAAIDGTTAAITALVDNTALPEDTEILGPVELPEGQRLPAGGGEDRIPGDVQRILLRVPRRDGGALARALADSQAASSAKKNTEAVRVQIDPIRIG; from the coding sequence ATGGGAGTCGACCGACCGGGCCGACAAGCTTCGCGCGGCCGCGGGACTCGCCTGAGCGGGGTAACTTCAGCGGCAGCACCCGAGCTTCCCATTGCTCGGGTGCTGCCGCTTTTGCCTCTCCCGCACCTCGACCGCGAGTTCGACTACCTCGTTCCCGCGCAGTTCGACTCCGATGCGAAACCTGGTGTTCGCGTTCGCATTCGGTTCGCCGGCAGGCTCGTCGACGGCTACATTCTCGAGCGTGCGGCGACCAGTGACCACACTGGCAAACTCGGCTTTCTCGACCGTGTCGTGTCATCGGAACGGGTGCTGACCCCCGAGATCACCGAGTTGGTGTCCGCGGTGGCGCATCGGTACGCGGGTACCAGAGCCGATGTCCTGAGATTGGCGGTGCCACCGCGGCACGCGAAGGTGGAATCAGAACCTGTTGCGGAGCTGCCCACCATCACCGCGCCCACAGACGTCACCGGGTGGGATCGGTACACCCACGGCGGCGCGTTCGTCGATGCTGTTCGCGCCAATCGAAGTCCCCGCGCGGTGTGGCAGGCGCTCCCCGGTGAGGACTGGCCTCGCCGCATCGCCGAGATCGCTGCAGTCACGGCAAGTTCCGGACGCAGTGCGGTCGTAGTCGTTCCCGATCAACGTGATCTCGACCGGATGACGGCTGCGTGCGAGTCGGTGGTGGGAGCGGATTCGGTGGTCGCGTTGTCGGCTGGCCTCGGCCCTGCGAAACGCTACCGTCGGTGGCTCGCGGCGTTGCGCCGTGAGGTTTCGATCGTTGTCGGTACCCGAAGTTCGGTGTTCGCACCGGTGCAGAACCTGGGGCTGATGGTGTTGTGGGACGACGGTGACGACGGATATGCCGAGCCACGGTCGCCGTATCCACATGCCCGCGAGGTTGCGCTTCTGCGTGCGCATGGAACCGGGTGTGCGGTCGTGCTCGCCGGGCACGCCCGAACCGCAGAAGCCGAGGCTCTCGTCGACGCCGGTTGGGCACACGACCTTCTCGCGCCCAGAGAGACGGTGCGTGCACGTCAACCTCATATCGTGGCCTTGGCGGACAGCGATCACGCGTTGGCTCGGGATCCAGGTGCACGCGCCGCCCGATTACCTGCAATCGCATTCGAAGCGGCTCGTGCGGCGCTGAAGGACGGCCTTGGCGTTCTCGTCCAGGTTCCTCGCGGCGGGTACGTTCCGTCGCTGGCATGCGGCAAGTGTCGCAATCCGGCGCGATGCCGACGATGCAACGGGCCTCTGTCGCTACCGTCGGCTCCGGGCGCCGACGGGGCAGGTAGCCCCACGTGTCGATGGTGTGGAATAGCGGACACGAACCACAAGTGCACCGTCTGCGGTTCGCGGACGCTTCGCGCCGTCGTGATCGGTGCGCACCGCACTGCAGAAGAACTGGGCCGCGCGTTTCCTGGTGTGCCGGTGCACACTTCGGGTGGTGCGTCGGTTCTGGACTCGGTGGCGCCCGGTCCGTCGCTGGTGATTTCCACGGTGGGTGCGGAACCGAGGACTCCTGGCGGTTACGGCGCGGCACTGCTTCTGGACGGTTGGGCGTTGCTCGGCCGCGCGGATTTGCGCGCTGCCGAGGAGACGCTGCGACGATGGATGACCGCGGGCGCGCTCGTTCGGTCGGGTGCGGACGGTGGGCGAGTCGTCGTCGTGGCCGAATCGGAGATCCCGACGGTTCAGGCGCTTGTGCGGTGGGACCCGGTCGGCCATGCACGCAGCCAGCTCGACGAACGAGTCGAGGTCAGATTTCCGCCCGCCGTCCACGTCGCAGCCATCGATGGAACGACTGCCGCAATCACGGCTCTGGTCGATAACACTGCGCTGCCGGAGGACACCGAGATCCTTGGGCCGGTCGAGCTTCCCGAGGGACAGCGGCTGCCTGCGGGTGGCGGTGAGGACAGGATTCCGGGAGACGTGCAGCGAATTCTGCTCCGAGTACCTCGTCGGGACGGCGGCGCCCTGGCTCGAGCGTTGGCCGACTCGCAGGCTGCGAGCAGCGCGAAGAAGAACACCGAAGCAGTCCGGGTGCAGATCGACCCGATCAGAATCGGCTGA
- the metK gene encoding methionine adenosyltransferase, which translates to MSKPGSRLFTSESVTEGHPDKICDAISDSILDALLADDPRSRVAVETLVTTGQVHVAGEVNTTAWADIPKIVREKVLEIGYDSSAKGFDGNSCGVNVAIGAQSPEIAQGVDNSHEARVEGLSDDEIDRQGAGDQGLMFGYANTDTPELMPLPIALAHRLARRLTEVRKSGVLPYLRPDGKTQVTIEYDGDRAVRLDTVVVSTQHAADIDLDNLLTPDIREKVLGAVLAELDVPTLDTSNVRLLVNPTGKFVLGGPMGDAGLTGRKIIVDTYGGMARHGGGAFSGKDPSKVDRSAAYAMRWVAKNAVAAGLADRIEVQVAYAIGKAAPVGLFVETFGTEKTDPARIQAAISEVFDLRPGAIIRDLDLLRPIYAQTAAYGHFGRTDIDLPWESTDRADKLRAAAGLA; encoded by the coding sequence GTGAGCAAGCCCGGCAGTCGGCTCTTCACCAGTGAATCGGTGACAGAGGGTCACCCAGACAAGATCTGTGACGCGATCAGCGACTCGATTCTCGATGCACTGCTCGCCGACGACCCCCGGTCACGAGTCGCCGTCGAGACCTTGGTCACTACCGGGCAGGTCCATGTCGCGGGCGAGGTCAATACGACTGCATGGGCGGACATCCCCAAGATCGTCCGCGAGAAGGTCCTCGAAATCGGGTACGACTCGTCGGCCAAGGGATTCGACGGCAATTCGTGTGGGGTCAACGTCGCAATCGGCGCGCAGTCGCCTGAGATCGCTCAGGGCGTCGACAATTCCCACGAAGCGAGAGTCGAGGGTCTGTCCGACGACGAGATCGACCGTCAGGGTGCAGGCGACCAAGGACTGATGTTCGGCTACGCCAACACCGACACCCCCGAGCTGATGCCGCTGCCGATTGCTCTGGCGCATCGGTTGGCGCGTCGACTCACCGAGGTTCGCAAGAGCGGTGTGCTGCCGTACCTACGTCCGGACGGCAAGACCCAGGTGACCATCGAATACGACGGCGACAGGGCAGTTCGTCTCGACACCGTCGTGGTGTCCACACAGCATGCAGCCGACATCGACCTCGACAACCTGCTGACCCCCGACATCCGTGAAAAGGTGCTCGGAGCGGTCCTCGCCGAGCTCGACGTACCCACTCTGGACACGTCGAACGTTCGACTTCTTGTCAATCCCACCGGCAAGTTCGTCCTCGGCGGACCCATGGGCGACGCGGGACTGACAGGCCGCAAGATCATCGTCGACACCTACGGGGGCATGGCGCGCCATGGTGGCGGAGCGTTCTCGGGCAAGGATCCGTCGAAGGTCGACCGTAGCGCCGCGTACGCGATGCGCTGGGTCGCCAAGAATGCCGTCGCTGCTGGCCTTGCGGACCGCATCGAAGTGCAGGTTGCCTACGCAATCGGCAAGGCAGCTCCCGTCGGGCTGTTCGTGGAGACGTTCGGCACCGAGAAGACCGACCCGGCGCGTATCCAAGCTGCCATTTCCGAGGTCTTCGATCTACGTCCGGGCGCGATCATCCGCGACCTCGATCTGCTTCGTCCGATCTACGCGCAAACCGCTGCGTACGGCCACTTCGGTCGTACGGATATCGATCTGCCATGGGAGTCGACCGACCGGGCCGACAAGCTTCGCGCGGCCGCGGGACTCGCCTGA
- the coaBC gene encoding bifunctional phosphopantothenoylcysteine decarboxylase/phosphopantothenate--cysteine ligase CoaBC: MRVVVGVGGGIAAYKSCSLIRSFTENGHHVRVVPTQSALEFVGRATFEALSGSPVHTGVFSDVPEVPHVRLGKEADLLVVAPATADLMARLAGGRADDLLAATLLTARCPVLLAPAMHTEMWEHPATVANVETLRSRGVTVLEPASGRLTGRDTGAGRLPEPDEIYGLAMLLAERADALPRDLVGRKLVITAGGTREPLDPVRFLGNRSSGKQGYALARVAAQRGADVTLIAGFTTELADPAAVDVVRVKTAQQMQTVVRKFAPDADAIVMAAAVADFRPATIAGSKIKKGANEPDSIPLVRNDDILAGLVDARTAGEIESSTVIVGFAAETGDEHGDVLTYARAKLARKGCDLLVVNAVGDGKAFEVDHNDGWLLGSDGSEAALGEGSKALLAGRVLDAVVAVFESASNQR, encoded by the coding sequence TTGCGCGTAGTCGTCGGAGTGGGCGGCGGTATTGCCGCCTACAAGAGTTGTTCCCTCATCCGTAGCTTCACCGAGAACGGTCATCACGTTCGCGTCGTGCCCACCCAGTCCGCTCTGGAGTTCGTGGGCCGGGCAACCTTCGAGGCGCTGTCCGGAAGCCCGGTTCACACGGGTGTTTTCTCCGACGTGCCGGAGGTGCCGCACGTCCGTCTGGGCAAAGAAGCGGACCTCCTCGTCGTTGCGCCCGCGACTGCGGACCTGATGGCTCGCCTTGCTGGTGGCCGGGCAGACGACCTGCTCGCTGCCACACTGCTCACCGCTCGCTGCCCGGTGCTGCTCGCTCCGGCGATGCACACCGAAATGTGGGAGCACCCTGCGACGGTCGCCAACGTCGAAACGTTGCGCAGCCGCGGGGTCACTGTGCTCGAGCCTGCGTCGGGACGGTTGACGGGCCGCGACACCGGTGCCGGGCGTCTACCTGAGCCCGACGAGATCTACGGTCTCGCGATGCTCCTCGCTGAACGCGCCGATGCACTGCCTCGGGATCTGGTCGGGCGCAAGCTCGTCATCACCGCAGGTGGAACCCGCGAACCCCTGGATCCTGTTCGGTTCCTCGGCAACAGAAGTTCGGGCAAACAGGGGTATGCGCTCGCTCGGGTCGCGGCGCAGCGCGGCGCCGACGTGACGCTGATTGCAGGCTTCACGACCGAACTCGCCGATCCGGCAGCCGTCGACGTGGTCCGTGTAAAGACCGCGCAGCAGATGCAGACGGTGGTTCGTAAGTTCGCTCCGGATGCCGACGCGATCGTCATGGCCGCTGCCGTGGCCGATTTTCGCCCGGCAACAATCGCAGGAAGCAAGATCAAGAAGGGTGCGAACGAGCCGGACTCGATCCCGCTGGTACGAAACGACGACATTCTTGCGGGTCTCGTCGATGCGCGGACGGCCGGAGAGATCGAATCATCGACTGTCATAGTCGGTTTCGCAGCCGAGACCGGTGACGAACACGGCGATGTGCTCACCTACGCGCGTGCAAAGCTCGCGAGGAAGGGCTGTGATCTCCTCGTGGTGAACGCAGTCGGCGACGGCAAGGCCTTCGAGGTCGACCACAACGACGGTTGGCTTCTGGGCTCCGACGGTTCCGAGGCCGCACTGGGCGAGGGATCCAAAGCTTTGCTCGCTGGTCGAGTACTCGATGCGGTGGTCGCTGTCTTCGAGTCGGCTTCGAATCAGCGGTGA
- the rpoZ gene encoding DNA-directed RNA polymerase subunit omega, with product MSSTSVAGSDFDAHSALPAYDTPLGITNPPIDELLARTSSKYALVIYAAKRARQINDYYNQLGDGILEYVGPLVEPGLQEKPLSIALREIHEDLLEHTEGE from the coding sequence GTGAGCAGCACTTCAGTGGCCGGTTCCGACTTCGACGCGCACAGCGCACTCCCGGCTTACGACACGCCGCTCGGTATCACCAACCCACCGATCGACGAGCTCCTCGCTCGGACGTCGTCGAAGTACGCGCTGGTGATCTACGCAGCCAAGCGTGCGCGCCAGATCAACGATTACTACAACCAGCTCGGTGACGGCATCCTCGAGTACGTCGGACCGCTCGTCGAGCCCGGCCTCCAGGAGAAGCCGCTGTCGATCGCGCTGCGCGAGATCCACGAAGACCTGCTCGAGCACACCGAAGGCGAATGA